A genomic region of Syngnathus scovelli strain Florida unplaced genomic scaffold, RoL_Ssco_1.2 HiC_scaffold_46, whole genome shotgun sequence contains the following coding sequences:
- the LOC125968179 gene encoding janus kinase and microtubule-interacting protein 3-like, translated as MFCKQKGYLDEELDFRKCSMDQAHKRILELEAMLYEALPQRDCPATDGEKASHAGVNDVLTADQREELRSAVDQWKRALMCELRERDACILRENGSAAQRATEEQRAERIHRSSEETNQTIGGEVSVSLSILLLGLHSVALTPAVCGILRSKIQPTPKRLTSTSHHHAYQSR; from the exons atgttctgcaagcagaagggctacctggatgaagagttggacttcaggaagtgttccatggaccaggctcataag aggatcctggagctggaggccatgttgtacgaggcgctaccgcagcgggactgccccgccacggacggcgaaaaagccagccacgctggcgtgaatgacgtgctgacggcggatcagagagaagagcttaggagcgccgtggaccaatggaagcgagccctgatgtgcgagttgagggagcgcgacgcttgcatcctccgagagaatggatctgctgcacagcgcgcaacag aggaacaaagagctgaaagaattcatcgaagctcagaagagacaaatcaaacaattggaggagaagtttctgtttctctttctattcttctccttggccttcattctgtggccctaacaccagctg tgtgtggcatcctgcgatcaaagattcagccaaccccaaagcggttgacctcaacgtcccaccaccatgcctaccagagcaggtga